CGCCTGATTTTGAGCGTACTGCGCTAAGTGGTGCAGTTATCCACCTTGACGATTACCGTGGTCAGCCGGTGCTGCTGCATTTCTGGGCGAGTTGGTGTCCGATGTGCGAGTTGGAACAGGGCAGCATCAGCGGCATTGCTAAAGATTGGAAAGTGATCACGGTGGCGTTCCAGTCGGGCGGTGAAGAGGAAGTGCAGCGCTACATGGAGCGTAAAAACATTACCGAATGGGTCACGATTGTGGATGAAGATGGCTCATTGTCAGGTCAGTATGGCATCAAAGGTGTACCCACCAGTTACGTGCTGGATGAAGAGGGCGTGATCCGTTTCCGCGAAGTTGGGTTAACCTCAGGTTGGGGTTTGCGCTTGCGTTTGTGGATGGCGGACTGGTTGGTTTAAATCTCTACGAGATGGCTTGCCACAACAGGTATATCCCTAGCCCTATCACCAGCAAACCCGCTGCCCGTTTGACGGTTTGGTTGCGAGTAAACGTTGCCAGTTTCGCCGCTGCTGCGCCCATCAATAAGAGATTGGGCAATGTGCCTAGCCCAAACGCCAACATGAGTAATGCCCCGTTAGTCACACTGCCCGCCGATAACGTCCAAATCAGCACGCTGTACACCAAGCCACACGGCAGCCAGCCCCACACAAACCCCAGTGGTAACGCTTTCGCGGGGGAATTCACCGGCATGAAACGCCGTCCCAGCGGTTCGATGTGCCGCCATAAGGTGCGCCCCGCGTTTTCCACTTGCGCCACACCCGCCCAGATACCCGCCAGATACAAACCCAGCGCAATGGTAAACAGTGCCGCGAACACTTGCAGGCCGAGCCGGAAACTGTCTAGCCCGCCAAATGACAGAAATGCTGCCCCTATTCCGCCCGCCAATGCCCCCGCGAGCGTATATCCCCCAATCCGCCCCGTGTTATACGCCAGCAGAATGGGGAATAGGGTAGCAGGATGATTGCGTTGTGCGGCGGGTAAACTGAACGTGAGGGCGCTAACAATGCCGCCACACATGCCAAGGCAATGCACCCCGCCCAACAACCCGACCAGAAACGCCGCTAAGTAACTGGAATGGTTTAACCAATCCCATTCCATCAGTTAAGCGTCTGCCGTGCCTGATAATGGTCGCCGACAAAGCCGGTGAAGAAGTTTTCCAGTAAAGGGTGTTCGACAGGCTCGACCGTTTCCTCGGCTTCCAGATTGCGTTCGGCAACGTAAGCCACGCGCCCATCTTGGTCAATCAAGACGTGATACCAGGGCTCTTCTTTGGTCGGGCTACCGGCTTCCACGTTTTTCTGGAACCATTCTTCGGTGCCTTTGAAGTCGGGGTCAACGTCGAAAATCACGCCACGATAGTTAAACAGGCGGTGATGAATCACCTGACCAATGCCGAATGAAGCGGTTCTTTCTTCCATCATGACAATTCCTCACTATTTTTCATAATCATACTCTATTTCCAATATGCGGCTACTGCGAGCGAATATCAAGATTCCTTGCGGATTTGCTTAATAACCGCGATGCGCCGCCGGTGCAATTCCTCCTTAATCTGCACCCCTTGGAAACCGGCTTGGATCACCGTTTGCACCTCCACTTGCTGACACGCCCATAACGCTTCCCGAAAGTACGTGGCTTGCGGGTAAGGGCGATTCTCAAAACCCGTGCGCCCTTTGGAATCCGCTTCACACGCCAGCAATAATTGCTCGAAACGTTCAGGCTTGCGGAATGCATCGGTGACTTCCAGCACGTTCAACACGGTTTTGGCTTGCAATTCCAGTGCCTTATGGATTCGACCGTGCTGTTCGGCAACGTGTTCCGCCAATTCGCGAAACCGGTTGGGAATTTTTAAGCGTTCGCACAACTGTGTCGTCAATTCGCGGCTCAGGCGTTCATGCCCATGATGGCTGGGCAGTATGTCTGCCGGTGTCAGCCCCTTGCCCAAATCGTGGGTGAGGGCGGCAAAGCGTACTTCCGGTGCAGCGCTCAGTTGTGCTGCTTGTTGTAACACCAGCAGGGTGTGGATGCCGCAATCAATTTCCGGGTGGTATTGCGCGGGTTGCGGCACACCAAACAGGCGCTCCACTTCGGGGAATAATACGGCTAACGCACCACAGCCGCGCAATACCTCGAAAAAGCGGGCGGGTTCGGGTTCGGCTAATGCTCGCACGGTTTCTTGCCAGACACGTTCCGGCACTAAAGCATCCACTTCGCCCGCAGCCACCATGTCTTGCATCAGGCGTTGGGTTTCGCTGGCAACATGAAAACCTAGGGGCGCAAAACGTGCAGCAAAGCGTGCTACCCGCAAAATCCGTACCGGATCTTCGCTAAAGGCGGCTGAAACGTGGCGTAATAAACCTTGCTGCAAATCCGCTTGCCCACCGTAAGGGTCAATGAGCTTGCCGCTGGCATCTTGCGCCATTGCATTGATGGTCAGGTCACGCCGCGCCAAATCTTGCTCCAAGGTAACATCGGTGGCTGCATGGAACTGGAAGCCGTGATAACCCTTTGCCGTTTTGCGTTCGGTACGGGCAAGCGCGTATTCCTCGCTGGTTTGCGGGTGCAAAAAGACCGGAAAGTCGCTGCCCACGGGTTTAAAACCCTGCTGCAACATGTCCGCAGGCGTTACCCCCGTCACTACCCAGTCGCGGTCTTTGATGGGTAAACCCAATAGTTGGTCGCGTACCGCGCCGCCGACCAGATACCGTGTGATTTCATTCATTGGCGAATTATGGCGTTTGATGAGGGCTGAAGTATATCTTTTTTATAGTATATTAGCATAAGCTAATTTATTGATAAGTAAGGGCAAGATTGACCTAGCACACGTTTTGTGGTGTTATTCAAGTTGCTTTGGGAAATGCTGGCAAGTACTAAACTTAATAATTAAATTAATCCCCATATTCACTAGTTAGGAGTTCGCGTTAATGGCTCATATCGTAATTCTCGGCGCCGGTACCGGTGGAATGCCCGCCGCCTATGAAATGAAAGAAATGCTCGGTAAAGGGCATGACGTTACGGTCGTCAATGACCGTGATTATTTTCAGTTTGTACCATCCAACCCGTGGGTTGCCGTCGGCTGGCGTACCCGTTCAGACATTACTTTCCCCATTGAAAAGTATCTTGCCAAGAAAGACATTAAATTCATTTGCAGCCGTTGCGAAAAGATTGACGCCGAAGGCAGCACCTTGCATTTGGATAACGGGCAAACCGTGAAGTATGATTATCTGGTGATCGCGACCGGTCCCAAGTTGTTTTTCCAGGAAGTCGAAGGTGCAGGTCCGCACGGCGGTCACACGCATTCGGTCTGTGACGTGACTCATGCGGAAGGCGCGTATGCCGATTACCAAAAGTTGTTGGCAAAAGGTTCCGGTCATATCGTTGTGGGCGCAATGCCGTTTGCAAGCTGCTTTGGCCCGGCGTATGAGTTTGCTTTCATTGTGGATGCGGATTTACGTAAGCGCGGCGTGCGTCACAAATACAAAATGACTTACGTTTCCTCTGAGCCGTACATTGGTCATTTGGGCTTGGGTGGCGTGGGCGACTCCAAAGGGATGCTCGAATCCGAATTGCGCAACCATCACATGCAGTGGATTATCAATGCCAAAACCACCAAGGTCGAGGCAGGCAAAATGTACGTGACTGAGATGACGCCCAAAGGCGAAGTCGAAAAAGAACACGTACTCGACTTTGACATGGCGATGATGTTGCCAGCGTTTAAGGGTGTGGATGCGGTGGCAGCCGTGGAAGGTCTGTGCAACCCGCGTGGTTTCGTGATTGTGGATGAATTGCACCGCAGCCCGAAATACAAAAATATTTACTCTGCTGGTGTTTGTATCGCCATTCCACCGGTAGAAGCTACGCCTGTCCCCACAGGTGCACCGAAGACCGGTTATATGATTGAATCCATGGTCACATCTCTGGTACATAACATTGCAGACGAGTTGAACGGCAAAGAGCCGCACACCACGGGTACTTGGAATGCCATTTGTTTGGCAGATATGGGTGACACCGGTGCTGCTTTCGTCGCACTGCCACAGATTCCACCGCGTAACGTGGCGTGGTTTAAGAAAGGTAAGTGGGTTCACATGGCGAAGATCGCGTTCGAGAAATATTTCATCCGCAAGATGAAGAAAGGCAGTTCCGAACCGTTCTACGAAAAGTCCATTTTGAAGATGATGGGTATTACCCGCATCTAATCGGATCTGACTGAGGAGTCAGGGGCACTTGATGGGAGGCACTGCGCCTCCCATTTTTATTTTTAGGACCCTCACCCCAACCCCTCTCCCTGAGGGAGAGGGGCTAAGAGGGATGTTATCTTGTTCCCCCTCTACCTTTGGGAGAGGGGGTTAGGGGGTGAGGGTGAAATTACCAAACGATATTTCAGCAACAGTGGCGCGGGCGTTAGCCGAGGACATTGGCACGGGCGATGTCACTGCCGGACTGATTCCGGCGGATAAGCAAGCCAGTGCGACGGTGATTTCCCGCGAAGACGCGGTGTTGTGTGGCGTGGCGTGGTTTGATGAAGTGTTTCGCCAGCTTGATCCCACGGTGCAGATTGACTGGCAGTTTCGGGATGGCGAGCGGGTGGCTGCTAATGCGCTGTTGTGTACGCTGCGGGGCAGTGCGCGTTCCATTTTGAGTGGCGAACGGGCGGCGTTGAATTTCCTGCAAACCTTGTCGGCGACGGCGACGGCGACGCGGCGGTATGTGGATTTGGTGGCGCATACGGCTTGCCGGATTTTGGATACGCGCAAAACCTTGCCCGGTTTACGTACCGCGCAGAAGTACGCGGTGTTGTGTGGCGGCGGCACGAATCACCGCATAGGTTTGTATGATCGGGTGTTGATTAAGGAAAACCACATTATGGCGGCGGGGTCGATCACGGCAGCGATTCAGCAAGCGCGGGCGTTACATCCCGGTATTTTGGTGGAGGTGGAAACCGAGAATTTGCAGGAGTTGGCGGAAGCGACGGCTGCACACGCTGACATTATTATGCTCGACGAATACAGCCTTGCGGATATGCGCGAAGCGGTGCGGGTGACGGCGGGGAAGATTCCGTTGGAAGCCTCCGGTGGGGTTAGCCCGGAAACCTTGGTGGCGATTGCCGAAACGGGGGTGGATTTCGTGTCGATTGGTGGGATTACCAAGCATGTGCGGGCGGTGGATTTGTCGATGCGGTTTCAGGGGTAGGAGAGGAGGAGGGCGCACACGTAGGTGCGCCCCTACAGTTGTTGCGGTATCGTTATCCGTCATTTTCTGAAAACAGCGTTTCCAGATCACGCTGTCCGTTTAATACCCTTACTATCTCTAGTGCGTCATCAGCGTTCAGGTAGAAAATCAGGTAAGACGAATATTTTTTCAATGAAAACAGGCGAATACCTTCAAGTGCAGGCAGACGATACTGGCGTTTGACACCTATAAGTGGATTGTCTGAAAGCAATGTAAACGTTTGACGTAACTCCGCCAAAAATTTGGTGGCAGCTTGAGGATTTGTTTCCAGTAAATAGGTGATTATTTCATCAATGTCGATTTCTGCCTGTGGGCGTATCACCAAATTCAGCATGGTTGCTGTTCACCGTTGGCTTTGCTCTCAAGGCGTTGCCAGAAAGCTTCGTCGACAGGCTTGGTTGCGCCTGATTGCAACCCCTTCAATAGTGCTGCTTCCAATTGTTCCTCCAGATAACGCAGTTTGTCAGCACGGATCAGGGAGCGGATGTAATCGCTGGGATTACTGAAATCAGATCGGGAAGCGCGTTCTTGCACGAAGAGTCTGAGACTATCCGGTAAGGAGATATTCATGGTTGCCATACGGTTGTCCTAAACAAGTCTATTTTCTGGGATTCTCTAATGATTGGCAAAGATTGTCAATTTTGTTGGTTGGCATGGGGGGCATTCAATGGTGCATTTTTTATTCTCCCTTTGCCATCCCCCGCTGCCAGCCGTTATCCTGCGTTTAATTCACAGCAAACAGGATTGTAACCATGATGCAAAAATACCTAGGATTCGCTATCGTACTGGCTTTGCTGGCAGGCTGTGGCAACAAAGGCCCGTTAACCTTGCCGGATAAGGCGCAACCAAAACAGGAACAGGCTAAATAAATCATGGATCATTTTGAATACCGCAACGGGCAATTGCACGCCGAAAACGTCGCCGTCGCTGACATTGCCCGCGCCCACGGCACACCGTGCTACGTCTATTCCCGCGCTACGCTGGAACGCCATTGGCACGCCTTCAAGGATGCCTTCGGCGCACAGCCACACCTCGTGTGTTACGCGGTCAAAGCCAATTCCAACCTTGCCATTCTCAACCTGTTTGCCCGCTTAGGCTCAGGTTTCGACATCGTATCCGGCGGCGAATTGGAGCGGGTATTACGCGCAGGCGGCGACCCCGGTAAGGTAGTGTTTTCCGGTTTGGGCAAAAAGGTTCCCGAAATCCGCAAGGCGCTGGAAGTCGGCATCCGTTGCTTCAATATCGAATCCGAAGCCGAACTCGACCGCATTAATGCGGTGGCGGGTGAAATGGGCAAAGTGGCATCAATTTCCTTGCGTGTTAACCCGGATGTGGATGCGCAAACCCACCCCTACATTTCCACCGGCTTGAAAGAAAACAAGTTTGGTATCGAAATCGGTCGTGCTGAAGCGGTGTATGTGAAAGCCGCAGCTATGCCTCACCTGAACGTG
The window above is part of the Thiothrix winogradskyi genome. Proteins encoded here:
- a CDS encoding NAD(P)/FAD-dependent oxidoreductase, with product MAHIVILGAGTGGMPAAYEMKEMLGKGHDVTVVNDRDYFQFVPSNPWVAVGWRTRSDITFPIEKYLAKKDIKFICSRCEKIDAEGSTLHLDNGQTVKYDYLVIATGPKLFFQEVEGAGPHGGHTHSVCDVTHAEGAYADYQKLLAKGSGHIVVGAMPFASCFGPAYEFAFIVDADLRKRGVRHKYKMTYVSSEPYIGHLGLGGVGDSKGMLESELRNHHMQWIINAKTTKVEAGKMYVTEMTPKGEVEKEHVLDFDMAMMLPAFKGVDAVAAVEGLCNPRGFVIVDELHRSPKYKNIYSAGVCIAIPPVEATPVPTGAPKTGYMIESMVTSLVHNIADELNGKEPHTTGTWNAICLADMGDTGAAFVALPQIPPRNVAWFKKGKWVHMAKIAFEKYFIRKMKKGSSEPFYEKSILKMMGITRI
- a CDS encoding multifunctional CCA addition/repair protein, translated to MNEITRYLVGGAVRDQLLGLPIKDRDWVVTGVTPADMLQQGFKPVGSDFPVFLHPQTSEEYALARTERKTAKGYHGFQFHAATDVTLEQDLARRDLTINAMAQDASGKLIDPYGGQADLQQGLLRHVSAAFSEDPVRILRVARFAARFAPLGFHVASETQRLMQDMVAAGEVDALVPERVWQETVRALAEPEPARFFEVLRGCGALAVLFPEVERLFGVPQPAQYHPEIDCGIHTLLVLQQAAQLSAAPEVRFAALTHDLGKGLTPADILPSHHGHERLSRELTTQLCERLKIPNRFRELAEHVAEQHGRIHKALELQAKTVLNVLEVTDAFRKPERFEQLLLACEADSKGRTGFENRPYPQATYFREALWACQQVEVQTVIQAGFQGVQIKEELHRRRIAVIKQIRKES
- a CDS encoding sulfite exporter TauE/SafE family protein, whose protein sequence is MEWDWLNHSSYLAAFLVGLLGGVHCLGMCGGIVSALTFSLPAAQRNHPATLFPILLAYNTGRIGGYTLAGALAGGIGAAFLSFGGLDSFRLGLQVFAALFTIALGLYLAGIWAGVAQVENAGRTLWRHIEPLGRRFMPVNSPAKALPLGFVWGWLPCGLVYSVLIWTLSAGSVTNGALLMLAFGLGTLPNLLLMGAAAAKLATFTRNQTVKRAAGLLVIGLGIYLLWQAIS
- a CDS encoding protein disulfide oxidoreductase — encoded protein: MTTHVDKDDMPPKKRRWLRWLLEALVILAIIFGVRTWQQHGMLEGEAPDFERTALSGAVIHLDDYRGQPVLLHFWASWCPMCELEQGSISGIAKDWKVITVAFQSGGEEEVQRYMERKNITEWVTIVDEDGSLSGQYGIKGVPTSYVLDEEGVIRFREVGLTSGWGLRLRLWMADWLV
- the hspQ gene encoding heat shock protein HspQ is translated as MMEERTASFGIGQVIHHRLFNYRGVIFDVDPDFKGTEEWFQKNVEAGSPTKEEPWYHVLIDQDGRVAYVAERNLEAEETVEPVEHPLLENFFTGFVGDHYQARQTLN
- a CDS encoding type II toxin-antitoxin system RelE/ParE family toxin, producing the protein MLNLVIRPQAEIDIDEIITYLLETNPQAATKFLAELRQTFTLLSDNPLIGVKRQYRLPALEGIRLFSLKKYSSYLIFYLNADDALEIVRVLNGQRDLETLFSENDG
- the lptM gene encoding LPS translocon maturation chaperone LptM translates to MMQKYLGFAIVLALLAGCGNKGPLTLPDKAQPKQEQAK
- a CDS encoding ribbon-helix-helix domain-containing protein, with amino-acid sequence MATMNISLPDSLRLFVQERASRSDFSNPSDYIRSLIRADKLRYLEEQLEAALLKGLQSGATKPVDEAFWQRLESKANGEQQPC
- the nadC gene encoding carboxylating nicotinate-nucleotide diphosphorylase, with product MKLPNDISATVARALAEDIGTGDVTAGLIPADKQASATVISREDAVLCGVAWFDEVFRQLDPTVQIDWQFRDGERVAANALLCTLRGSARSILSGERAALNFLQTLSATATATRRYVDLVAHTACRILDTRKTLPGLRTAQKYAVLCGGGTNHRIGLYDRVLIKENHIMAAGSITAAIQQARALHPGILVEVETENLQELAEATAAHADIIMLDEYSLADMREAVRVTAGKIPLEASGGVSPETLVAIAETGVDFVSIGGITKHVRAVDLSMRFQG